From the Phyllopteryx taeniolatus isolate TA_2022b chromosome 16, UOR_Ptae_1.2, whole genome shotgun sequence genome, one window contains:
- the eci1 gene encoding enoyl-CoA delta isomerase 1, mitochondrial isoform X2, whose translation MSVDFDKSTGVAVMRMKSLPVNSLSLDFLTEFCINLKKLEMDKSCRGLIITSSLPKVFSAGLDILEMYGKSPESCGEFWKAVQEMWLKVYSSNMVTIAAINGSSPAGGCLMSLTCDHRIMADNPRYSIGLNETQLGIVAPFWFKDTMVNTVGHRNTEMALALGLLYSPTEALKIGLVDQIVAEDKLMATSEQIMAKWLAVPDHARQITKSMMRKPTIDKLASNREADIQNFVSFITKDSIQKSLHMYLEMLKKRKA comes from the exons ATGTCTGTGGATTTTGACAAGAGTACAG GTGTGGCCGTGATGCGTATGAAGAGTCTGCCAGTCAACAGCCTCAGTTTGGACTTCCTCACAGAGTTTTGCATCAACTTGAAGAAGCTAGAGATGGACAAGAGCTGCCGAGGCCTCATCATCACATCt AGTCTGCCCAAGGTGTTTTCAGCAGGGCTAGACATCTTGGAGATGTATGGCAAAAGTCCAGAAAGCTGTGGGGAGTTCTGGAAAGCTGTTCAGGAGATGTGGCTGAAAGTCTATAGCTCCAACATGGTCACCATAGCCGCAATCAAT GGCTCCAGTCCTGCGGGCGGCTGTCTAATGTCGTTGACGTGTGACCATAGAATAATGGCGGACAACCCACGGTACAGCATCGGCCTTAACGAGACTCAGCTGGGCATAGTTGCACCTTTTTG GTTTAAGGACACCATGGTGAATACAGTAGGCCACCGGAACACCGAGATGGCCCTGGCTCTGGGGTTGCTCTACAGTCCTACAGAAGCTCTGAAGATAGGACTGGTGGACCAGATAGTGGCAGAAGATAAGCTCATGGCCACGTCGGAGCAGATAATGGCCAAGTGGTTGGCCGTTCcag ACCATGCCAGGCAGATCACAAAGTCCATGATGAGGAAGCCAACCATCGACAAGCTCGCGTCCAACAGAGAGGCCGACATCCAAAACTTTGTGAGTTTCATCACCAAAGACTCCATCCAAAAGTCACTCCATATGTATCTTGAGATGCTCAAGAAGAGGAAGGCTTAA
- the eci1 gene encoding enoyl-CoA delta isomerase 1, mitochondrial isoform X1, which yields MALRAAWRSQCALPGLLCQRSPVSSSAVHSRNSTSASSKMSVDFDKSTGVAVMRMKSLPVNSLSLDFLTEFCINLKKLEMDKSCRGLIITSSLPKVFSAGLDILEMYGKSPESCGEFWKAVQEMWLKVYSSNMVTIAAINGSSPAGGCLMSLTCDHRIMADNPRYSIGLNETQLGIVAPFWFKDTMVNTVGHRNTEMALALGLLYSPTEALKIGLVDQIVAEDKLMATSEQIMAKWLAVPDHARQITKSMMRKPTIDKLASNREADIQNFVSFITKDSIQKSLHMYLEMLKKRKA from the exons ATGGCGTTGAGAGCTGCTTGGAGAAGTCAATGTGCCTTGCCAG GCCTCCTTTGCCAGCGGAGTCCAGTGAGTTCATCTGCTGTGCACAGCCGAAACTCCACGTCCGCGTCGTCCAAAATGTCTGTGGATTTTGACAAGAGTACAG GTGTGGCCGTGATGCGTATGAAGAGTCTGCCAGTCAACAGCCTCAGTTTGGACTTCCTCACAGAGTTTTGCATCAACTTGAAGAAGCTAGAGATGGACAAGAGCTGCCGAGGCCTCATCATCACATCt AGTCTGCCCAAGGTGTTTTCAGCAGGGCTAGACATCTTGGAGATGTATGGCAAAAGTCCAGAAAGCTGTGGGGAGTTCTGGAAAGCTGTTCAGGAGATGTGGCTGAAAGTCTATAGCTCCAACATGGTCACCATAGCCGCAATCAAT GGCTCCAGTCCTGCGGGCGGCTGTCTAATGTCGTTGACGTGTGACCATAGAATAATGGCGGACAACCCACGGTACAGCATCGGCCTTAACGAGACTCAGCTGGGCATAGTTGCACCTTTTTG GTTTAAGGACACCATGGTGAATACAGTAGGCCACCGGAACACCGAGATGGCCCTGGCTCTGGGGTTGCTCTACAGTCCTACAGAAGCTCTGAAGATAGGACTGGTGGACCAGATAGTGGCAGAAGATAAGCTCATGGCCACGTCGGAGCAGATAATGGCCAAGTGGTTGGCCGTTCcag ACCATGCCAGGCAGATCACAAAGTCCATGATGAGGAAGCCAACCATCGACAAGCTCGCGTCCAACAGAGAGGCCGACATCCAAAACTTTGTGAGTTTCATCACCAAAGACTCCATCCAAAAGTCACTCCATATGTATCTTGAGATGCTCAAGAAGAGGAAGGCTTAA